The Metabacillus sediminilitoris genome window below encodes:
- the hslU gene encoding HslU--HslV peptidase ATPase subunit encodes MNNQLTPKQIVERLDQYIIGQKDAKKAVAVALRNRYRRSLLNEKLREEVVPKNILMIGPTGVGKTEIARRIAKLVRAPFIKVEATKFTEVGYVGRDVESMVRDLVETAVRLVKEEKIADVKGLAEENANKRLVELLVPGKKKQSTVKNPLEMLFGSTSNTSQEQEDSNNEEATIQEKRRRISHQLALGELEDHYVTIEVEEQQASMFDLLQGSGMEQMGMNMQDALGSLMPKKRKKRKLTVREARNVLINEEASKLIDMDEVTQEAIIRSEQTGIIFIDEIDKIAGKSKGGSTADVSREGVQRDILPIVEGSTVVTKYGPVKTDHVLFIAAGAFHIAKPSDLIPELQGRFPIRVELTKLSVDDFVKILIEPDNALLKQYQALIETEGIQLEFSDDAIRKIAEVAFEVNQNTDNIGARRLHTILERLLEDLSFEAPDINLENIVITPQYVEDKLGKISKNKDLSQYIL; translated from the coding sequence CACTTAGAAATCGCTATCGAAGAAGTTTGTTAAATGAAAAGCTTCGTGAAGAGGTTGTTCCTAAAAACATCTTGATGATTGGTCCTACAGGTGTTGGGAAAACGGAAATTGCACGAAGAATTGCTAAGCTTGTCCGCGCGCCTTTTATTAAAGTTGAAGCAACCAAATTTACTGAAGTTGGATATGTAGGTCGAGATGTTGAATCGATGGTTCGTGATTTAGTTGAAACAGCTGTTCGATTAGTAAAAGAAGAAAAAATCGCAGATGTAAAGGGACTTGCTGAAGAAAATGCAAATAAGCGTTTAGTCGAACTGCTTGTCCCAGGTAAAAAGAAACAATCAACTGTAAAAAATCCCTTAGAGATGTTGTTCGGCAGTACTTCGAACACATCACAAGAGCAAGAAGATAGTAATAATGAAGAAGCAACAATACAAGAAAAACGTCGCCGCATTTCACATCAATTAGCATTAGGTGAATTAGAGGATCACTATGTAACAATTGAAGTGGAAGAACAACAAGCATCAATGTTCGATTTGTTACAAGGTTCCGGTATGGAACAAATGGGTATGAATATGCAAGATGCTTTAGGTAGTCTTATGCCTAAAAAAAGGAAAAAGCGTAAACTAACTGTACGTGAAGCTAGAAACGTTTTAATAAATGAAGAAGCAAGTAAGCTTATTGACATGGATGAAGTAACACAAGAAGCAATTATTCGTTCTGAACAAACAGGAATCATTTTCATAGATGAAATTGATAAAATTGCGGGGAAATCAAAAGGCGGGTCTACAGCTGATGTTTCAAGAGAAGGTGTACAACGTGATATCCTTCCTATCGTCGAAGGATCTACTGTTGTGACAAAGTATGGCCCTGTAAAGACAGATCATGTTTTATTTATTGCAGCAGGAGCATTTCATATTGCAAAACCTTCAGATTTAATACCTGAACTGCAAGGAAGATTTCCTATTCGGGTTGAACTTACGAAGTTAAGTGTTGATGATTTTGTGAAAATATTAATTGAACCTGATAATGCATTATTAAAACAATATCAGGCATTAATTGAAACGGAAGGTATACAATTAGAATTTTCTGACGATGCTATTCGTAAGATAGCTGAAGTTGCATTCGAAGTCAATCAGAATACAGATAATATTGGAGCAAGAAGATTACATACGATTCTAGAGCGTCTTTTAGAAGACCTTTCTTTTGAAGCGCCTGATATTAATCTAGAAAATATCGTTATCACACCTCAATATGTTGAAGATAAGCTTGGGAAAATTTCAAAAAATAAAGATTTAAGTCAATATATTTTATAA
- the codY gene encoding GTP-sensing pleiotropic transcriptional regulator CodY, producing the protein MPLLQKTRKINAMLQRAAGKPVNFKEMAETLSEVITANIFVVSRRGKLLGFAINQRIESDRMKKMLEDRQFPEEYTNSLFNITETSSNINFESEYTAFPVENPELFKNGLTTIVPIIGGGERLGTLILARVEEQFEDEDLILAEYGATVVGMEILREKAEEIEEEARSKAVVQMAISSLSYSELEAIEHIFEELSGNEGLLVASKIADRVGITRSVIVNALRKLESAGVIESRSLGMKGTYIKVLNDKFLMELEKLKSN; encoded by the coding sequence ATGCCACTATTACAAAAAACACGCAAAATTAACGCTATGCTCCAACGAGCGGCGGGAAAACCAGTAAATTTCAAAGAAATGGCAGAGACTTTAAGTGAAGTTATCACAGCTAATATTTTTGTAGTAAGTAGAAGAGGAAAATTACTTGGATTTGCAATAAATCAACGAATTGAGAGCGATCGAATGAAAAAGATGCTTGAAGATCGTCAATTCCCAGAAGAATATACAAATAGCCTATTTAATATTACAGAAACATCATCAAATATTAATTTTGAAAGTGAATATACAGCTTTTCCAGTAGAAAATCCTGAGTTATTTAAGAATGGTTTAACAACGATTGTACCTATTATTGGGGGCGGAGAGCGCCTTGGTACATTAATTTTAGCTAGAGTTGAAGAACAATTTGAAGATGAGGATTTGATTTTAGCTGAATATGGAGCAACTGTTGTCGGTATGGAAATACTTCGTGAAAAAGCGGAAGAAATTGAGGAAGAAGCTAGAAGTAAAGCTGTAGTTCAAATGGCTATTAGTTCTTTATCATATAGTGAATTAGAAGCAATTGAACACATCTTTGAAGAATTAAGCGGCAACGAAGGATTGCTAGTTGCAAGTAAAATTGCAGATCGCGTTGGGATTACTCGTTCTGTCATTGTCAATGCACTACGTAAACTAGAGAGTGCAGGTGTTATTGAATCTCGCTCGTTAGGTATGAAAGGAACATATATCAAAGTATTAAATGATAAGTTCCTAATGGAATTAGAAAAATTAAAATCAAATTAA